From Terriglobia bacterium, one genomic window encodes:
- a CDS encoding Uma2 family endonuclease — MKNTVIWVSVDEYLNTSYKPDMDYVDGVLVRRNVGTQQHGSLQAILCIYFGQFRKTHRIRVFPETRLLVDSAARRYRVPDLLILGVPYTKGRVVVDPPAVIVEIKSPEDTFDDIVDRCFDYQRIAVPNIVVMDPENRRAWTFVGGSLEIIALSAIDLTLPGSITLNFPVSQLFAEIDED, encoded by the coding sequence ATGAAAAACACAGTAATTTGGGTTTCAGTGGATGAATACCTGAACACCAGCTACAAACCGGACATGGATTACGTGGACGGCGTTCTCGTGAGGCGGAATGTGGGTACGCAACAGCATGGCTCATTGCAAGCAATACTTTGTATCTACTTTGGACAATTTCGGAAAACGCACCGCATTCGAGTATTCCCCGAGACCAGGCTTCTGGTCGACAGTGCAGCCCGGCGCTACAGGGTTCCGGATCTCCTCATCCTGGGAGTTCCCTACACAAAAGGACGAGTTGTCGTCGATCCACCCGCCGTCATCGTGGAGATCAAATCTCCTGAGGATACCTTCGACGACATTGTCGACAGGTGTTTCGATTACCAAAGAATCGCTGTGCCGAATATCGTCGTCATGGATCCTGAAAACAGACGAGCATGGACTTTCGTAGGGGGCAGCCTCGAAATCATCGCGTTGTCCGCTATCGACTTAACGCTGCCCGGCAGCATCACATTGAATTTCCCGGTATCTCAACTGTTCGCCGAAATCGACGAAGACTGA